A single window of Nicotiana sylvestris chromosome 3, ASM39365v2, whole genome shotgun sequence DNA harbors:
- the LOC138886991 gene encoding uncharacterized protein: MEKVKIIKERLKTAQSHQKSYSDLHRRDFEFKEDDWVFLKVSPMKGIMRFGKKGKLSLRYVRLYRIIQRIGQVAYKLELPPEMSLVHTVFHVSMLKNVVGDPSTIVPVETIKVNEEL; encoded by the coding sequence atggagaaagtcaagattattaaggagaggttgaaaactgctcaaagtcaccaaaagtcttattcggatcTTCATCGCAGAGATTTTGAGTTCAAagaggatgattgggtatttttgaaagtTTCCCCCATGAAAGGTAtcatgcgatttggaaagaaagggaaattaagtctgAGGTATGTCAGACTGTACAGAAttattcagaggattggtcaggtggcatacaagctcgagctgccacccgagatgtcattggtacatacagtcttccatgtgtctatgttgaagaatgtagtgggagatccgtccactattgtgccagttgaaactattaAGGTTAACGAAGAACTATAA
- the LOC138886992 gene encoding uncharacterized protein — translation MGSLAHLEAYQRMLAREVHQLASLGVRLADSNEGGVIVQNRAELLLVAEVKEKQFNDPLLAQLKEGIHKHKSTTFSFGMYDGTLRYQGRLCVPDIDGLRERIMVEAHTSRYFIHPGSMKMYHDLKEIYWWNNMKKDVADFVAKCLNCQQVKAEHQRPSGLAQSIEIPM, via the coding sequence atgggaagtttggctcatttggaagCATATCAGAGGATGTTGGCCAGGGaagttcaccagttggctagtttgggagttcgccttgcggactctaatgaaggaggagtgattgtgcagaatagggctgaatTATTGCTTGTGGCggaagtgaaagagaagcaattcaacgatccattgttagcacaactgaaagaggggattcataaacataaGAGCACAACTTTTTCCTTCGGCATGTATGATGGTACCCTACGTTACCaaggccgcctatgtgttccGGATATTGACGGTCTTCGAGAAAGAATTATGgtagaagctcacacttccaggtatttcATACACCCAGGTTCtatgaaaatgtatcatgatctcaaggaaatttattggtggaacaacatgaaaaaggatgtggcagactttgtggcaaaatgtctgaactgtcagcaagtgaaggccgaacatcaaaggcccaGTGGATTGgcccaaagcatagaaattccaatgtga